DNA sequence from the Coffea arabica cultivar ET-39 chromosome 11c, Coffea Arabica ET-39 HiFi, whole genome shotgun sequence genome:
TGGATATGTTGATTAGAGGTGCATAACATGAAAACATGTAGGCTGTGTTAAAAGGAAATAATGCATGTTTTCTCATACGCAAACATATTTATATCTTGCCTGAAGACTCCAATCTAgagaatgatcaaaattgaagcATGATTAAGCTTATGCATGGCCTTTGTACGTATCATGTGGTTTAAAAGTTGAAGATTCATCCTCTACCAATCATGAAGCATTTGACTTGcattgaattcaaatgaaaagaaataagACAGCAAATAAATCTCGATTGTTTTGGGATCTCTTTGCAACCCACGTCAAGAGAATCGTGCAATATTAAATATGTTCAGCCCCAGCAAATGACAGGGAGAATTAAAGAGAGAGCCCCTTCCTAGTAGTATTCCTCAGATGAAACCGTCTCAAAGAACTCCTAGCCAGGACTTTCAGATTTCTACACATGAGCATGCAAGCGGGCGTTCAATCAGATAAAAGCAGGATTGCTTGGGATCCCGTAGCTCTTAAGTAGAATTAACACTTAAGCTCACCTTCCAGAGTGTGCAAATTTCAGGCAAGCATAATCCTGCATTTATATTTAGCTGCAGCACAACCAGTCAGCTCTCTGTGCATTTCACAAATTTAACTACTAATTCAATGCCATAAAAATATAGCCACATAACCCTTTTCTACCAATTACATGATGGAAGCATCATAAAAACTAATAAGAGGCATCAATAAACTGAAATTGGGGTAATAATCATACAGGGTCCAAATGTTCGACGATATAAAACCGAAGAATAGCAGAGACCTAATTACATTTATTAAAGAAAGCATCAATCCTGCGTGACCCAGGCGGAACAGGCTTGTCACTGGAGCGAGGACGGGGCCGATCCTTGGGCAGTTGATCGGAGGGCTGAGCAGGCGGCGGAAGCGAATCGAGGAGGAAATCACTAGTGGGCAGATGCCTTTTGACGGCGGCACGGAGGTGCTCCAGCTTTAtagtctttttcttcttctctaacACAACCTGAGCTGATTTCTCGGCCAGGAACTGGAGGAAAAGCTGGGTGGAGTTGGAGATGAGAAACACGGCTTCTGAGTTGACCTTCTTGATTTCTCTGTCCAgtttcatgattttcttgacTCGGTGGGTTGGAATCCCGGGTCTGTGGGTTTCTTCGGCGGCATTTTGTTCTTCATGCTCTGCCATCATTGgacttcaaatcaaatcaaacggGTTTGGATGTGGATTTCGAGAATTCGACTCAATCTTCTGTTTTGGTATTTCCGAGCTCCGGTGCATGTTTTGTTGGCGGGAAAATTTGGGGATTGGTAATGGACGATTGCCCGCGAAAACTTTTGGTCATGTTGGCGGCAGAAGGGGTAGCATTCCCGTGCGCTCCGTTGCCTGCGGTTCACTGGTCGCTTGGCCAATGAAATTACAACTGTGTTttgcaacaaaaaataaataaataaatctaaGATGTAATTCTCACTAATAAGAGGGACTTATATTGAAAATTATTCTGACAAATTTTATGGGAGACAAGATTCGAATCCTTGACCTCTCGCACCACCAAACCTAAAAAAATTTGGGATGACCACTGGACCTTTGGCAAACAAATTCACATTATAGTGATTAATAGTAGCTAGTAGCTACTTTTCTTTGGTTTCAATTTACCATTTTAGGTTTGTTTGGACAGTcatttatttgtcaaaatttattacTTGTATcattaacattttttttaattattttttattttatatacatcacatcaaaaaaatattacaatattttttaaaaaaaattatcctaaataatctactatccaaaTACACTCTTTCTATTCCATTTAGCGCTCTGAAATGTCTAACTTCTTTTTTTCGAATGATGGAAATATCTTAAATTGTGTGGTTGGTATTATTTTTAATCTATCAGAGCATATTGCTTTTTTTCTTAAATGTCACAAACCATTTAGAAAGTACAAAAAATAAATGTGTTTcaagagttttttattttttcttttttaaaaaaaattgaatgataATTTGTATTAGATTTGTCATTTATCATTGTGACGTACTTATATGACTAGTAATTGAGTAGCTAATgactaaaattaataaaattattatcaaaTAATTTTACCCCAAGTTACCATTCTAATACAGGCCACGTAAAATATCTTTTATACTCTATTGTGTGTATAGaatgagcatgtaaatgtcaaATGCACaatgaagaaaaaataattGTATCACCATTTTTATTTCAATAAATACAGAAAATTCACTAACGATTGTAAAAATTTGGACTTTGTGTTGTAATATGTGAAATAGTTAGCATTAGTAGGATTCAATATAAATTTTTGGTACCTTCTTGCAACAGGCATACGTTGCGATTTGTTCTTGTTCACACAATCACACTTTCAACAATTATTATGCCATGTCCATATTCTACTCATATAAAACATTTCAACGTCAAGATTGAAGCGTAAAGTTTAAAATGTTTTACTCAAGAAAATGAGCTAAGAAACTCAAAAAATCTTgcctaatttttttgaaaaacaaactcATCTAATAAAATTgatgtgtttggattgccattttttGTCAGAAATTACATCGTTTTTcgtgatcatttttttttattatttttttccttcacatacatcaaatcactataataatttttttatgaaaaatgacgaaaaatgcaACTCATACGGTTCTATATAAAATTGATCTATCATACATGACAATTGCTTTGCCAATCCCGAGGTCTagtcaaaccaaaaaaaaaatatatatatatatatatatatatgttttctctttcttcctttgacAGTTTATGGTTTTAATAATCACTTTATTCCTATTTGATGGAGAATAAAATTCTTGGGCTTTTTTGCCACTTTTTCAGAATTTCCGTGGTTACATGTAATTCCTATAAACCCCAAAGGCCATACATGAGAAATACAATCCATTCCATAACacggataaattgaaagaaaaaaattgaaaaaaaaaaagaggcaggAAATCGCCGCAACTCTTTCCTTCATACTCGAAGAATCACCGACTTATCGCTGTATAAATACGAAATAAGACGAAAGTTGGAGACTTTCCGATTGTACTTTGTTGCAGCTGCTCATCCAAGCTCTGTCCATAAAGCACCCGCCGGTTTTGGTTAATTATGTAATCAGCGACATCATCAGATTCTCTAGaatttttactttttcattcttttcccttttgtttgGCCCTGCCAAATTGTTTTTTAATGattcttggttatttgatttTGCATATTCCTGCAATGCTTTTGGGGTGCTTAAACTAAAGGAGGTCTTCAGTTAAACGTCCACCAACTCCAGATGCAGAAGAAGAGGAGCAAGATCGAGAACCTACTCTTCAAGAAATTATTAATATCAAGGTAATCGTTCGTGTCTTTCGTCTAATTAAGTTTTTCTGCTTAATTGGTGCAAGGTTAGTTATTCATGGAACAGCTTATTTTATATCTCAATTTTGTAAATTGGTAGCGTAGTTTGGATATTGAATAATTGGCTGTAATTTATGAATTTGCTACATTGCAGCTAGTAGAGAgtggagaaaaagaaagattgaAGGAGCTTTTGAGGGAAAGGCTTGTAGAATGTGGTTGGAAGGATGAAATGAAAACTCTTTGCAGGTTTTGGGACATTCGCCCTCTTTCCCAGTTTTCGAACTTTTGACTAAATTTGCGCCTCTTCTGGTTCTTAGAGTGCTAGTAACTGAAATGAAGTAGCCTTTTTTGTCCGCGTCATTATCTGCATCTTTACTTATCGAACTTGAAGCTATTGATACCAAGTATTTAACTACCATGGTAGTTTGCATGGATTTCAAACCTTCCAATTTTatagggagaaaagaaaaaaagaaatcccATCCAATTTCGACTCATTTTGAAATATACATTTTCAAGGCCTGACCTTTATTGTCTTTTGCCCCTGGTCGAGTGGTTCAGTGGTTGCATCCCTTGAGTTTTCAGGGCAATGTGGCACATATTAAACCATTTTACCCCCTTGTGTATTGAAAGATAGTGGCCTCCTGCTGTCTTTTTCAAAAGAGTCAATCACCAAAAAGGTCACCAAACTTTTCAGAAGTGCACCAGGGAGAGAAATCAACTTCTTCTTGAACTTAAACTGTTTACAGTACATTATCCTTACCTTGTGTATACTGGAAAACCCAATAGGTCTTGCATGAAAGACGCAAGTGAGGTGTTAGAATCGACCCACAGCTactttgtgatgtaagattcCTGTTGCTGGTTGTCGTTTAGACAGGTTTTAGAGGTCGTTTTTATGCATACAAAGCAAATATCCTTCTCATCTAGTAGTGTGCTTTAGTACAAAGTTTATTGCAGAAAGTGAATTAGCCAGGACCTTGGTCGTTTATTAAGTCAAATGCTCAAGAACACTGAAGTTTGATGTATCCATTCTAGAACCCTCTCCCTCCTCTAACTCTTATAGTCCATTCTAAAAATCTCTATTATTCGACATTAAACAACTTAAAAGTTCCAGTTCACAGGTAAAAATATGCATGTGCAGATTCTTCACTTTCCATGCATGTGCTTTGGTGAGAGATTATAACTTTAGTGGGTACCTCTTCCTGACCAACCTGCACTTTGGGATCCTGTTGCAATTCCTAAACTTTAGTACCAACAATTGGCTCACTCTGGttaatagaatttttttttttgctgacaAAACTTAAGCATACATTGAAGAAGGAATGTTTAAGAAAATTGCTCTAATCTTCTTTTGTTGGCTGATGTAGAGAATTTAATTTGAGTGAAACCCACATTGATTTCTATATTTGGTATGTAAAGAGCTGTTTCTAGATAGTAGTGATAAAATGTTACTCATTTTTTGTGAAAGGTTACTTATCCTTTCTAAATTGAAGGCTAAGTTGAGTTCTTTGAACTTGAGTGAAATGCTTATGAATCATAATGAGTTCTCGGTTGTGACTGTTTGTTCTTGTACAATATAAGATGTAGTTAAATTTTTCTTGCACTCATAACACCTCCATATTTGAAAAACCTGTCTTTCACAAGGGCTTTTGCAAGGAAGAGAGGAAGGAATAATGTAACTGTGGATGATCTTGTTCACGTCATAACCCCAAAGGGAAGAGGTAGGTAAATTACTTATTTATTcatgaaattttgattttattgttgaCCTTGAATttcatctttcttctttgaATTTTTTAGACAATATAAACTCTCAACTTTGTGTTGCTTTCTTTTGGTTACGTTGTC
Encoded proteins:
- the LOC113717145 gene encoding transcription and mRNA export factor ENY2-like isoform X2, with the translated sequence MRSSVKRPPTPDAEEEEQDREPTLQEIINIKLVESGEKERLKELLRERLVECGWKDEMKTLCRAFARKRGRNNVTVDDLVHVITPKGRASIPDSVKAELLQRIRSFLASTAL
- the LOC140016620 gene encoding DNA polymerase II subunit B3-1-like — its product is MAEHEEQNAAEETHRPGIPTHRVKKIMKLDREIKKVNSEAVFLISNSTQLFLQFLAEKSAQVVLEKKKKTIKLEHLRAAVKRHLPTSDFLLDSLPPPAQPSDQLPKDRPRPRSSDKPVPPGSRRIDAFFNKCN
- the LOC113717145 gene encoding transcription and mRNA export factor ENY2-like isoform X1, with protein sequence MRSSVKRPPTPDAEEEEQDREPTLQEIINIKLVESGEKERLKELLRERLVECGWKDEMKTLCRAFARKRGRNNVTVDDLVHVITPKGRGNYCVLCLRNLHWTVLGHEIFKGPNLTLAVVQISNPSAATL